A segment of the Homoserinimonas aerilata genome:
GGCGGGCGCGGCAGGGGTCACCGACCCGGACGACGAGGCCGAGGAAGACACCATCACCGCGGTCGCCCTCGTGGTGATCTTCGGAACGCTGATGATTCCCCTCGTCCCACTGATCACGGACCTGCTTGGCCTGGGCTCCGAGACGGCCGGGATGTGGGCAGGGGGTTCCATCCATGAAATCGCGCAAGTCGTCGCCGCTGGAGGCATCATCGGTGGCGGAGCGCTCACGGTCGCGGTCATCGTCAAACTCGCCCGAGTGCTGCTGCTCGCCCCTGTCGTGGCCATCCTTAGCATCCGGCAGCGCCGTCTCAGCCGTACGGCAGGCGAACCCGGTCAACAGATGTCGCATTCGAAGCTGCCGCCCGTCGTCCCGCTGTTCATCATCGGGTTCATCGCCATGGTGCTCCTGCGTTCCTTTATCCCTCTGCCGGACTTCGTGCTGACGACCGGCGGGCTGCTGCAGACAGGGTTGCTGGCTGCAGCGATGTTCGGACTCGGCTGCGGCGTCAAGATTCGGAACCTCATCAAGGTGGGCCTCAAGCCCTTCGCCCTCGCCGCGCTCTCCACCCTCCTCGTCGCCACCATCGCCTATTGCGGAGTCACCCTCGCCGGCTGAACATGGCCGGCACCAGGGCGTCACTACGCGCCGCAAACGATCGTTTTCGGCAGACCGATCGACTATGGGCCGAGGCCTCCAACGCGGTGCATCCGTCTCTCTTTAGAGCTGACCGAGCAGTTGCACGAACTCGTCGGCCATGGCGAGCTGCTCCGTGAGTTTCTGGCGACGCTGGTCGGCGCCGTCGCGGATGTCATCGATCCGGGCGCGCAACGCCACGTCGCTCGGGTCGACGGTGAGGGCGTCGACGACGTCGAGGAGTTCGCGCATCTCGTCGAGGGTGTATCCCAACGGTTTCATTCTGCGGATGATGAGGATGCGATCGACATCTTTCTCGGTGTAAAGCCGGAACCCGCCCTCCGTGCGCGCGGACGGCTGCACGAGCCCCACGTCGTCCCAGTGTCGAAGCGAGCGGAACGAGAGCGCCGTGCGCTCGGCCACTTCGCCGATCCGCATCGTCTCGACGGTCCTGTGTTCGTCTTCCACTGATTTCCCCACAACACTCACGTTACGTTAGAGTCTAGATCGGCGCGGCTCTCGCGCCCGCTCCCCTTATCTTTCCGTGTCGGCCTGACCGACGCCTGCGCACCGCTGCGCTCCCATTCGTTTCCCGCGCTCTCACGAGAGAGCCCAGCACCCGGAGGGCACATGACTGCCGTCACCCCCACCCGCGACTCCGCGTCGCGTTACCGCATCGAACCCACCGTCATGCAGGCGCTGCGCAGCCCGCGCCTTTTGACCCGTGAAGTCCTCGCGGGCCTCGTCGTCGCCCTTGCCCTGATCCCGGAGGCGATCGCGTTCTCGATCATCGCGGGCGTCGACCCCCGAGTCGGCCTGTTCTCGTCCTTCATCATGGCCGTCGCGATCGCGTTCCTCGGCGGACGCCCTGCCATGATCACCGCGGCCACCGGAGCAATCGCGCTCGTCATCGCGCCCGTCGCTCGTGAGTACGGCATGGACTACTTCATCGCCACGGTCCTGCTCGGTGGACTCATCCAGATCGTCCTCGCGTTGCTCGGGGTCGCCAAGCTGATGCGGTTCATCCCGCGCTCGGTGATGGTCGGGTTCGTGAACGCTCTGGCGATCTTGATCTTCACTTCGCAGTTTCCGCAGCTCATCGGCGTTCCCTGGCTGGTCTACCCGCTCGTCGCGGTCGGCCTGCTGGTGATGTATCTCATGCCGCGGATCACGAAGGTGATCCCGGCGCCACTCGTCGCGATCGTGCTGCTCACCGCGGCAGTCGTGGTCTTCGCGTGGAACGTGCCGAACGTGGGCGATCAGGGAGAACTTCCCGAGAGCTTGCCGGCGCTGTTCATTCCGAATGTGCCGCTCACCTTCGAGACGCTGCAGATCATCGCTCCCTACGCGCTGGCTATGGCCGTGGTCGGCCTGCTCGAGTCGCTCATGACCGCGAAGCTCGTTGACGACATCACCGACACCCACTCCCGCAAGACCCGCGAGGCACTTGGACAGGGCGCCGCGAACGTTCTCTCCGGCGCGTTCGGCGGCATGGGTGGCTGCGCGATGATCGGCCAGACCATGATCAACGTCAAAGCCTCCGGCGCACGCACCCGGATCTCGACCTTCCTCGCCGGCGTCTTCCT
Coding sequences within it:
- a CDS encoding YeiH family protein, with amino-acid sequence MTHAQDVATARPEHTLLARVRALLPGLVLCLAAAGASYGVSLLLPGVSPLIIAIVLGVLLANVVRLPAAASDGIDFSAKKLLRAGIVFLGLQLVLTDILELGAPMLVVIVCIVAGGLFGTVLLGKLLRVPSGLSLLIACGFSICGAAAVAGAAGVTDPDDEAEEDTITAVALVVIFGTLMIPLVPLITDLLGLGSETAGMWAGGSIHEIAQVVAAGGIIGGGALTVAVIVKLARVLLLAPVVAILSIRQRRLSRTAGEPGQQMSHSKLPPVVPLFIIGFIAMVLLRSFIPLPDFVLTTGGLLQTGLLAAAMFGLGCGVKIRNLIKVGLKPFALAALSTLLVATIAYCGVTLAG
- a CDS encoding MerR family transcriptional regulator, with product MRIGEVAERTALSFRSLRHWDDVGLVQPSARTEGGFRLYTEKDVDRILIIRRMKPLGYTLDEMRELLDVVDALTVDPSDVALRARIDDIRDGADQRRQKLTEQLAMADEFVQLLGQL
- a CDS encoding SulP family inorganic anion transporter, which gives rise to MTAVTPTRDSASRYRIEPTVMQALRSPRLLTREVLAGLVVALALIPEAIAFSIIAGVDPRVGLFSSFIMAVAIAFLGGRPAMITAATGAIALVIAPVAREYGMDYFIATVLLGGLIQIVLALLGVAKLMRFIPRSVMVGFVNALAILIFTSQFPQLIGVPWLVYPLVAVGLLVMYLMPRITKVIPAPLVAIVLLTAAVVVFAWNVPNVGDQGELPESLPALFIPNVPLTFETLQIIAPYALAMAVVGLLESLMTAKLVDDITDTHSRKTREALGQGAANVLSGAFGGMGGCAMIGQTMINVKASGARTRISTFLAGVFLLVLVLALGDVVAIIPMAALVAVMILVSIATFDWHSIRLSTLKRMPKSETAVMLITVIATVWTHNLAVGVILGVVAAMIMFARRVAHFVSVTRTLSDDGDTAHYAVDGELFFASSNDLTTQFEYGDDPDTVVIDMSHSHVWDASTVAALDAIVTKYENHGKTVTIQGLNDTAAAFHGRLTGNLGAGH